The Lycium barbarum isolate Lr01 chromosome 9, ASM1917538v2, whole genome shotgun sequence genome has a segment encoding these proteins:
- the LOC132609814 gene encoding uncharacterized protein LOC132609814 isoform X2, protein MGGVPSTQGGAARPHETAEYLIGAFIGEKSFPVASDYWQKLLELPLNLHWSSHRVQQACIHFAQNNCYTRHLAKILIHLSWCLQECVSTSDASSSAYVKALNAVYVSSVFLKHLIENAKTDNFEDLYMSLNESEEIPSNVPKEQSIEHLVVNSVLNFLGRVDVSSDTYLLHYELLNFMLIALSTQLLSGPSLGADDIHPFFDAAMAQPTSLVNLAIRKLLLNYITRPRFPLKASSYYIFSEGYQPGVLQRVSSVAANLVLLPLNFFASSSNEASRSPLADNSLNILLILVHYRKSLGVDHLKDKLDYSSPDLLPKEESIFENPYCKALENARDIEFDRVDVEGNAPSGPVVRLSFASLFDTLGMCLADETSVLLLYSLIHGNSDFLEYVLVRTDLDTLLMPLLETLYNAPRRTSNQIYMVLIILLILSQDSSFNASIHKLVLPSVPWYQERVLHQTSLGSLMVIILTRTVKYNLSKLRDVYLHTNCLATLANMAPHVHRLSGYASQRLVSLFDMLARKYNKLAEMKNDKMHVPNGESKEVDSLQEDMAAELHIYTDFLRIVLEILNAILTYSLPRNPEVVYAIMHRQEVFQPFKSHPRFNELLDNIFMVLDFFNSRMDSQKMDGEWSVEKVLQVIIVNCRAWRVDGLKMFTQLRFTYEQESHPEEFFIPYVWQLVLSRSGLNFSPSSINLFPVDLPLQDNVEEAAEKLQKGDMKGNELKIEVPV, encoded by the exons ATGGGGGGAGTACCGTCAACGCAAGGTGGTGCGGCACGGCCACATGAAACGGCGGAGTATTTAATAGGAGCATTTATAGGAGAGAAATCGTTTCCAGTTGCTTCTGATTACTGGCAGAAGCTTCTAGAACTTCCTCTTAATCTTCATTGGTCCTCTCATCGTGTTCAACAAGCTTGCATCCACTTTG CTCAGAACAACTGTTACACCAGGCATCTTGCCAAAATTTTAATTCACCTGTCTTGGTGCTTGCAAGAGTGTGTTTCTACGTCCGATGCATCTTCATCAGCTTATGTGAAAGCTCTCAATGCAGTGTACGTCTCATCTGTTTTTCTGAAGCACCTCATTGAGAATGCCAAAACTGACAACTTTGAAGATCTGTACATGTCTCTGAATGAGAGTGAGGAAATTCCAAGTAATGTCCCAAAAG AACAGAGTATTGAGCATCTTGTTGTGAATAGTGTGCTTAATTTTCTTGGCAGGGTAGATGTGAG CTCGGATACATATCTTCTACACTATGAGTTGCTTAATTTCATGCTCATCGCATTATCAACTCAGCTTCTTTCTGGGCCATCACTTGGAGCCGATGATATTCATCCTTTCTTTGATGCAGCAATGGCTCAG CCAACTTCTTTGGTCAATCTGGCTATTCGTAAGCTGCTTCTTAACTATATCACACGGCCACGTTTCCCTTTGAAGGCTTCATCTTATTATATATTTTCTGAAGGATATCAGCCTGGAGTTCTACAAAGAGTTAGCTCTGTTGCGG CAAATCTCGTGCTACTGCCATTGAATTTCTTTGCCAGTTCAAGTAATGAAGCTTCCAGAAGCCCATTGGCAGACAACAGTCTTAATATTTTACTCATCCTTGTTCATTACCGCAAGAGTCTTGGCGTGGACCACTTGAAAGATAAATTAGATTACAGCAGTCCAGATTTGCTACCAAAGGAAGAATCGATCTTTGAGAATCCTTACTGCAAGGCCCTTGAGAATGCTCGGGATATTGAAT TTGATCGTGTTGATGTTGAAGGGAATGCACCTAGTGGTCCGGTTGTGAGATTATCCTTTGCTTCTCTTTTCGATACCCTTGGCAT GTGCTTGGCTGATGAGACTTCTGTACTTCTGCTTTATTCACTCATTCACGGGAACTCAGATTTTCTTGAGTATGTGTTGGTGCGGACTGATCTGGATACACTG TTGATGCCTTTGCTCGAAACACTGTATAATGCACCAAGGAGGACATCCAATCAGATATATATGGTGCTGATTATCCTTCTTATACTTAGCCAAGATTCCTCATTTAACGCCAGCATTCATAAACTG GTGCTGCCGAGTGTTCCATGGTACCAAGAACGGGTTCTTCATCAGACCTCTCTTGGTTCTCTTATGGTCATAATTTTGACGAGGACAGTGAAATACAATCTATCTAAGTTGCGG GATGTCTACCTTCATACAAATTGCCTTGCAACTTTAGCAAATATGGCACCTCATGTCCATCGCCTAAGTGGTTATGCATCGCAACGTTTGGTCAGCCTATTTGATATGCTTGCACGCAA GTACAACAAATTGGCAGAGATGAAAAATGATAAGATGCATGTGCCCAATGGTGAATCAAAGGAAGTAGATAGTCTCCAAGAAGACATG GCAGCTGAGCTGCATATATATACCGACTTCTTAAGAATTGTTCTTGAGATATTAAATGCAATTCTGACCTACTCCTTGCCGCGGAATCCGGAG GTTGTTTATGCAATTATGCATAGGCAGGAAGTCTTTCAGCCGTTCAAAAGTCATCCGCGATTCAATGAACTGCTTGACAACATATTTATG GTTTTGGACTTCTTCAACAGTCGCATGGATTCCCAAAAGATGGACGGGGAATGGTCTGTGGAGAAAGTACTGCAAGTGATTATTGTTAATTGCCGAGCTTGGAGAGTTGACGGACTAAAG ATGTTTACCCAATTGCGTTTCACATATGAACAAGAGAGCCATCCCGAGGAGTTCTTCATTCCATATGTGTGGCAGCTGGTGTTGTCTCGAAG CGGTCTCAACTTTTCACCTAGCAGCATAAATCTTTTCCCAGTTGACCTTCCTCTCCAA GATAATGTAGAAGAGGCGGCTGAAAAGCTTCAGAAAGGTGACATGAAAGGAAATGAGCTAAAGATAGAGGTACCAGTTTGA
- the LOC132609814 gene encoding uncharacterized protein LOC132609814 isoform X1, with the protein MGGVPSTQGGAARPHETAEYLIGAFIGEKSFPVASDYWQKLLELPLNLHWSSHRVQQACIHFAQNNCYTRHLAKILIHLSWCLQECVSTSDASSSAYVKALNAVYVSSVFLKHLIENAKTDNFEDLYMSLNESEEIPSNVPKEQSIEHLVVNSVLNFLGRVDVSSDTYLLHYELLNFMLIALSTQLLSGPSLGADDIHPFFDAAMAQPTSLVNLAIRKLLLNYITRPRFPLKASSYYIFSEGYQPGVLQRVSSVAANLVLLPLNFFASSSNEASRSPLADNSLNILLILVHYRKSLGVDHLKDKLDYSSPDLLPKEESIFENPYCKALENARDIEFDRVDVEGNAPSGPVVRLSFASLFDTLGMCLADETSVLLLYSLIHGNSDFLEYVLVRTDLDTLLMPLLETLYNAPRRTSNQIYMVLIILLILSQDSSFNASIHKLVLPSVPWYQERVLHQTSLGSLMVIILTRTVKYNLSKLRDVYLHTNCLATLANMAPHVHRLSGYASQRLVSLFDMLARKYNKLAEMKNDKMHVPNGESKEVDSLQEDMAAELHIYTDFLRIVLEILNAILTYSLPRNPEVVYAIMHRQEVFQPFKSHPRFNELLDNIFMVLDFFNSRMDSQKMDGEWSVEKVLQVIIVNCRAWRVDGLKMFTQLRFTYEQESHPEEFFIPYVWQLVLSRSGLNFSPSSINLFPVDLPLQYHSNLLDTNVEHACDNVEEAAEKLQKGDMKGNELKIEVPV; encoded by the exons ATGGGGGGAGTACCGTCAACGCAAGGTGGTGCGGCACGGCCACATGAAACGGCGGAGTATTTAATAGGAGCATTTATAGGAGAGAAATCGTTTCCAGTTGCTTCTGATTACTGGCAGAAGCTTCTAGAACTTCCTCTTAATCTTCATTGGTCCTCTCATCGTGTTCAACAAGCTTGCATCCACTTTG CTCAGAACAACTGTTACACCAGGCATCTTGCCAAAATTTTAATTCACCTGTCTTGGTGCTTGCAAGAGTGTGTTTCTACGTCCGATGCATCTTCATCAGCTTATGTGAAAGCTCTCAATGCAGTGTACGTCTCATCTGTTTTTCTGAAGCACCTCATTGAGAATGCCAAAACTGACAACTTTGAAGATCTGTACATGTCTCTGAATGAGAGTGAGGAAATTCCAAGTAATGTCCCAAAAG AACAGAGTATTGAGCATCTTGTTGTGAATAGTGTGCTTAATTTTCTTGGCAGGGTAGATGTGAG CTCGGATACATATCTTCTACACTATGAGTTGCTTAATTTCATGCTCATCGCATTATCAACTCAGCTTCTTTCTGGGCCATCACTTGGAGCCGATGATATTCATCCTTTCTTTGATGCAGCAATGGCTCAG CCAACTTCTTTGGTCAATCTGGCTATTCGTAAGCTGCTTCTTAACTATATCACACGGCCACGTTTCCCTTTGAAGGCTTCATCTTATTATATATTTTCTGAAGGATATCAGCCTGGAGTTCTACAAAGAGTTAGCTCTGTTGCGG CAAATCTCGTGCTACTGCCATTGAATTTCTTTGCCAGTTCAAGTAATGAAGCTTCCAGAAGCCCATTGGCAGACAACAGTCTTAATATTTTACTCATCCTTGTTCATTACCGCAAGAGTCTTGGCGTGGACCACTTGAAAGATAAATTAGATTACAGCAGTCCAGATTTGCTACCAAAGGAAGAATCGATCTTTGAGAATCCTTACTGCAAGGCCCTTGAGAATGCTCGGGATATTGAAT TTGATCGTGTTGATGTTGAAGGGAATGCACCTAGTGGTCCGGTTGTGAGATTATCCTTTGCTTCTCTTTTCGATACCCTTGGCAT GTGCTTGGCTGATGAGACTTCTGTACTTCTGCTTTATTCACTCATTCACGGGAACTCAGATTTTCTTGAGTATGTGTTGGTGCGGACTGATCTGGATACACTG TTGATGCCTTTGCTCGAAACACTGTATAATGCACCAAGGAGGACATCCAATCAGATATATATGGTGCTGATTATCCTTCTTATACTTAGCCAAGATTCCTCATTTAACGCCAGCATTCATAAACTG GTGCTGCCGAGTGTTCCATGGTACCAAGAACGGGTTCTTCATCAGACCTCTCTTGGTTCTCTTATGGTCATAATTTTGACGAGGACAGTGAAATACAATCTATCTAAGTTGCGG GATGTCTACCTTCATACAAATTGCCTTGCAACTTTAGCAAATATGGCACCTCATGTCCATCGCCTAAGTGGTTATGCATCGCAACGTTTGGTCAGCCTATTTGATATGCTTGCACGCAA GTACAACAAATTGGCAGAGATGAAAAATGATAAGATGCATGTGCCCAATGGTGAATCAAAGGAAGTAGATAGTCTCCAAGAAGACATG GCAGCTGAGCTGCATATATATACCGACTTCTTAAGAATTGTTCTTGAGATATTAAATGCAATTCTGACCTACTCCTTGCCGCGGAATCCGGAG GTTGTTTATGCAATTATGCATAGGCAGGAAGTCTTTCAGCCGTTCAAAAGTCATCCGCGATTCAATGAACTGCTTGACAACATATTTATG GTTTTGGACTTCTTCAACAGTCGCATGGATTCCCAAAAGATGGACGGGGAATGGTCTGTGGAGAAAGTACTGCAAGTGATTATTGTTAATTGCCGAGCTTGGAGAGTTGACGGACTAAAG ATGTTTACCCAATTGCGTTTCACATATGAACAAGAGAGCCATCCCGAGGAGTTCTTCATTCCATATGTGTGGCAGCTGGTGTTGTCTCGAAG CGGTCTCAACTTTTCACCTAGCAGCATAAATCTTTTCCCAGTTGACCTTCCTCTCCAA TATCATTCAAATTTACTTGACACAAATGTTGAGCATGCTTGT GATAATGTAGAAGAGGCGGCTGAAAAGCTTCAGAAAGGTGACATGAAAGGAAATGAGCTAAAGATAGAGGTACCAGTTTGA